The Bos javanicus breed banteng chromosome 18, ARS-OSU_banteng_1.0, whole genome shotgun sequence genome has a segment encoding these proteins:
- the SUPT5H gene encoding transcription elongation factor SPT5 isoform X1, with protein sequence MSDSEDSNFSEEEDSERSSDGEEAEVEEERRSAAGSEKEEEPEEEEEEEEEEEYDEEEEEEDDDRPPKKPRHGGFILDEADVDDEYEDEDQWEDGAEDILEKEEIEASNIDNVVLDEDRSGARRLQNLWRDQREEELGEYYMKKYAKSSVGETVYGGSDELSDDITQQQLLPGVKDPNLWTVKCKIGEERATAISLMRKFIAYQFTDTPLQIKSVVAPEHVKGYIYVEAYKQTHVKQAIEGVGNLRLGYWNQQMVPIKEMTDVLKVVKEVANLKPKSWVRLKRGIYKDDIAQVDYVEPSQNTISLKMIPRIDYDRIKARMSLKDWFAKRKKFKRPPQRLFDAEKIRSLGGDVASDGDFLIFEGNRYSRKGFLFKSFAMSAVITEGVKPTLSELEKFEDQPEGIDLEVVTESTGKEREHNFQPGDNVEVCEGELINLQGKILSVDGNKITIMPKHEDLKDMLEFPAQELRKYFKMGDHVKVIAGRFEGDTGLIVRVEENFVILFSDLTMHELKVLPRDLQLCSETASGVDVGGQHEWGELVQLDPQTVGVIVRLERETFQVLNMYGKVVTVRHQAVTRKKDNRFAVALDSEQNNIHVKDIVKVIDGPHSGREGEIRHLFRSFAFLHCKKLVENGGMFVCKTRHLVLAGGSKPRDVTNFTVGGFAPMSPRISSPMHPSAGGQRGGFGSPGGGGGGMSRGRGRRDNELIGQTVRISQGPYKGYIGVVKDATESTARVELHSTCQTISVDRQRLTTVGSRRPGGMASTYGRTPMYGSQTPMYGSGSRTPMYGSQTPLQDGSRTPHYGSQTPLHDGSRTPAQSGAWDPNNPNTPSRAEEEYEYAFDDEPTPSPQAYGGTPNPQTPGYPDPSSPQVNPQYNPQTPGTPAMYNTDQFSPYAAPSPQGSYQPSPSPQSYHQVAPSPAGYQNTHSPASYHPTPSPMAYQASPSPSPVGYSPMTPGAPSPGGYNPHTPGSGIEQNSSDWVTTDIQVKVRDTYLDTQVVGQTGVIRSVTGGMCSVYLKDSEKVVSISSEHLEPITPTKNNKVKVILGEDREATGVLLSIDGEDGIVRMDLDEQLKILNLRFLGKLLEA encoded by the exons ATGTCGGACAGCGAGGACAGCAACTTCTCCGAGGAGGAGGACAGCGAGCGCAGCAGTGACGGCGAGGAGGCCGAG GTAGAGGAGGAGCGGCGGAGCGCGGCGGGCAGTGAGAAGGAGGAAGAGcccgaggaggaagaggaggaggaagaggaggaagagtatgatgaggaagaggaggaggaagatgacgACCGGCCCCCCAAGAAACCCCGCCACGGCGGCTTCATTCTGGATGAGGCTG ATGTGGACGATGAGTACGAGGATGAGGACCAGTGGGAGGATGGAGCAGAGGACATCCTGGAGAAAG AAGAGATTGAAG CTTCCAACATCGACAATGTTGTCCTGGATGAAGACCGGTCTGGGGCTCGCCGCCTGCAAAACCTCTGGAG GGACCAGCGAGAAGAAGAACTGGGCGAGTATTACATGAAGAAATACGCCAAGTCATCTGTGGGAGAGAC GGTGTATGGAGGGTCTGATGAGCTCTCGGATGACATCACCCAGCAGCAGCTGCTCCCAGGAGTCAA GGATCCCAATCTGTGGACTGTCAAATGTAAG ATTGGGGAGGAACGGGCCACAGCCATTTCCTTGATGCGCAAGTTCATTGCCTACCAGTTCACAGACACG CCCCTGCAGATCAAATCGGTAGTGGCACCGGAACACGTGAAGGGTTACATCTACGTGGAGGCCTACAAGCAGACCCATGTGAAGCAGGCCATCGAGGGTGTGGGCAACCTGCGGCTTGGCTACTGGAACCAGCAGATGGTGCCTATCAAGGAGATGACGGATGTGCTTAAAGTGGTGAAGGAGGTGGCCAACCTGAAACCCAAATCCTGGGTCCGCCTCAAGCGGGGCATCTACAAGGATGACATCGCTCAG GTGGATTACGTGGAGCCCAGTCAAAACACCATTTCCCTGAAGATGATCCCACGCATCGACTACGACCGCATCAAGGCCCGCATGAGCTTG AAAGACTGGTTTGCCAAAAGGAAGAAGTTTAAGCGGCCCCCACAGAGGCTGTTTGATGCAGAAAAGATCAG ATCCCTGGGGGGTGACGTTGCCTCCGATGGTGACTTCCTCATCTTCGAGGGGAACCGTTACAGCCGGAAGGGCTTTCTGTTCAAGAGCTTTGCCATGTCTGCTGTG ATCACAGAGGGTGTGAAGCCCACACTGTCTGAGCTGGAGAAGTTTGAGGACCAGCCAGAGGGCATCGACCTGGAGGTGGTGACTGAAAGCACAG GGAAGGAGCGGGAGCACAACTTCCAGCCCGGGGACAACGTGGAGGTGTGTGAGGGCGAGCTCATCAACCTGCAGGGCAAGATCCTCAGCGTGGACGGCAACAAGATCACCATCATGCCCAAGCACGAGGACCTCAAG GACATGCTGGAGTTCCCAGCCCAGGAACTTCGCAAGTACTTCAAGATGGGGGACCACGTGAAGGTGATCGCTGGTCGGTTTGAGGGCGACACAGGCCTCATCGTGCGGGTGGAGGAGAACTTCGTCATCCTCTTCTCTGACCTCACCATGCACGAG CTGAAGGTGCTCCCCCGGGACCTGCAGCTCTGCTCGGAGACGGCATCAGGTGTGGATGTTGGGGGCCAGCACGAATGGGGGGAGCTGGTGCAGCTGGACCCCCAGACCGTGGGCGTCATCGTGCGACTGGAGCGGGAGACCTTCCAG GTGCTGAACATGTATGGGAAGGTGGTGACTGTCAGGCACCAGGCTGTGACCCGGAAGAAAGACAACCGCTTTGCCGTGGCCCTGGACTCAGAACAGAATAATATCCACGTGAAAGACATCGTCAAGGTCATTGACGGCCCCCACTCG GGCCGGGAAGGCGAGATTCGCCATCTCTTCCGCAGCTTCGCCTTCCTGCACTGCAAGAAACTGGTGGAGAACGGCGGCATGTTTGTCTGCAAGACCCGCCACCTGGTGCTGGCAGGGGGCTCGAAG CCTCGTGATGTGACCAACTTCACAGTAGGAGGCTTCGCCCCTATGAGCCCCCGGATCAGCAGCCCTATGCACCCCAGTGCTGGAG GTCAGCGCGGTGGCTTTGGCAGCCcaggtggcggtggtggtggcaTGAGCAGAGGCCGAGGGCGGAGAGACAACGAGCTCATCGGCCAGACTGTGCGCATCTCCCAGGGGCCCTACAAAG GCTACATTGGTGTGGTGAAGGACGCCACAGAGTCCACTGCCCGCGTGGAGCTGCACTCCACCTGCCAGACCATCTCAGTGGACCGCCAGCGCCTCACCACTGT GGGCTCACGGCGCCCAGGCGGCATGGCCTCAACCTACGGGCGGACACCCATGTATGGCTCCCAGACGCCCATGTACGGCTCTGGCTCCCGCACACCCATGTACGGCTCTCAGACGCCCCTCCAGGATG GCAGCCGCACCCCGCATTATGGCTCTCAGACGCCCCTGCATGATGGCAGCCGCACTCCTGCCCAGAGTGGGGCCTGGGACCCAAACAACCCCAATACACCGTCACG GGCTGAGGAAGAATATGAGTATGCCTTTGATGATGAGCCTACCCCATCCCCACAGGCCTACGGGggcacccccaacccccaaacACCTGGCTACCCAGACCCCTCGTCCCCGCAGGTCAACCCACAGTACAACCCACAGACTCCAGGGACACCAGCCAT GTACAACACAGACCAGTTCTCCCCCtatgcagccccctccccacaagGCTCCTaccagcccagccccagccctcagAGCTACCACCAGGTGGCACCAAGTCCAGCAGGCTACCAGAATACCCACTCCCCAGCCAGCTACCACCCCACACCCTCGCCAATGGCATATCAG GCCAGCCCCAGCCCAAGCCCTGTTGGCTACAGTCCGATGACACCTGGAGCTCCTTCCCCAGGTGGCTACAACCCGCACACGCCGGGCTCAGGCATTGAACAGAACTCCAGCGACTGGGTGACCACTGACATCCAGGTGAAGGTGCGGGACACCTACCTGGATACACAGGTGGTGGGGCAGACGGGTGTCATCCGCAGTGTCACG ggaggCATGTGCTCTGTGTACCTGAAGGACAGTGAGAAGGTTGTCAGCATCTCTAGTGAACACCTGGAGCCCATCACCCCCACCAAGAACAACAAG GTGAAGGTGATCCTGGGTGAGGATCGGGAAGCCACAGGTGTCCTGCTGAGCATCGATGGTGAGGATGGCATTGTCCGCATGGACCTTGACGAACAGCTCAAGATCCTCAACCTCCGCTTCCTGGGGAAGCTCCTGGAGGCATGA
- the SUPT5H gene encoding transcription elongation factor SPT5 isoform X3: MSDSEDSNFSEEEDSERSSDGEEAEVEEERRSAAGSEKEEEPEEEEEEEEEEEYDEEEEEEDDDRPPKKPRHGGFILDEADVDDEYEDEDQWEDGAEDILEKEEIEASNIDNVVLDEDRSGARRLQNLWRDQREEELGEYYMKKYAKSSVGETVYGGSDELSDDITQQQLLPGVKDPNLWTVKCKIGEERATAISLMRKFIAYQFTDTPLQIKSVVAPEHVKGYIYVEAYKQTHVKQAIEGVGNLRLGYWNQQMVPIKEMTDVLKVVKEVANLKPKSWVRLKRGIYKDDIAQVDYVEPSQNTISLKMIPRIDYDRIKARMSLKDWFAKRKKFKRPPQRLFDAEKIRSLGGDVASDGDFLIFEGNRYSRKGFLFKSFAMSAVITEGVKPTLSELEKFEDQPEGIDLEVVTESTGKEREHNFQPGDNVEVCEGELINLQGKILSVDGNKITIMPKHEDLKDMLEFPAQELRKYFKMGDHVKVIAGRFEGDTGLIVRVEENFVILFSDLTMHELKVLPRDLQLCSETASGVDVGGQHEWGELVQLDPQTVGVIVRLERETFQVLNMYGKVVTVRHQAVTRKKDNRFAVALDSEQNNIHVKDIVKVIDGPHSGREGEIRHLFRSFAFLHCKKLVENGGMFVCKTRHLVLAGGSKPRDVTNFTVGGFAPMSPRISSPMHPSAGGQRGGFGSPGGGGGGMSRGRGRRDNELIGQTVRISQGPYKGYIGVVKDATESTARVELHSTCQTISVDRQRLTTVGSRRPGGMASTYGRTPMYGSQTPMYGSGSRTPMYGSQTPLQDGSRTPHYGSQTPLHDGSRTPAQSGAWDPNNPNTPSRYNTDQFSPYAAPSPQGSYQPSPSPQSYHQVAPSPAGYQNTHSPASYHPTPSPMAYQASPSPSPVGYSPMTPGAPSPGGYNPHTPGSGIEQNSSDWVTTDIQVKVRDTYLDTQVVGQTGVIRSVTGGMCSVYLKDSEKVVSISSEHLEPITPTKNNKVKVILGEDREATGVLLSIDGEDGIVRMDLDEQLKILNLRFLGKLLEA; encoded by the exons ATGTCGGACAGCGAGGACAGCAACTTCTCCGAGGAGGAGGACAGCGAGCGCAGCAGTGACGGCGAGGAGGCCGAG GTAGAGGAGGAGCGGCGGAGCGCGGCGGGCAGTGAGAAGGAGGAAGAGcccgaggaggaagaggaggaggaagaggaggaagagtatgatgaggaagaggaggaggaagatgacgACCGGCCCCCCAAGAAACCCCGCCACGGCGGCTTCATTCTGGATGAGGCTG ATGTGGACGATGAGTACGAGGATGAGGACCAGTGGGAGGATGGAGCAGAGGACATCCTGGAGAAAG AAGAGATTGAAG CTTCCAACATCGACAATGTTGTCCTGGATGAAGACCGGTCTGGGGCTCGCCGCCTGCAAAACCTCTGGAG GGACCAGCGAGAAGAAGAACTGGGCGAGTATTACATGAAGAAATACGCCAAGTCATCTGTGGGAGAGAC GGTGTATGGAGGGTCTGATGAGCTCTCGGATGACATCACCCAGCAGCAGCTGCTCCCAGGAGTCAA GGATCCCAATCTGTGGACTGTCAAATGTAAG ATTGGGGAGGAACGGGCCACAGCCATTTCCTTGATGCGCAAGTTCATTGCCTACCAGTTCACAGACACG CCCCTGCAGATCAAATCGGTAGTGGCACCGGAACACGTGAAGGGTTACATCTACGTGGAGGCCTACAAGCAGACCCATGTGAAGCAGGCCATCGAGGGTGTGGGCAACCTGCGGCTTGGCTACTGGAACCAGCAGATGGTGCCTATCAAGGAGATGACGGATGTGCTTAAAGTGGTGAAGGAGGTGGCCAACCTGAAACCCAAATCCTGGGTCCGCCTCAAGCGGGGCATCTACAAGGATGACATCGCTCAG GTGGATTACGTGGAGCCCAGTCAAAACACCATTTCCCTGAAGATGATCCCACGCATCGACTACGACCGCATCAAGGCCCGCATGAGCTTG AAAGACTGGTTTGCCAAAAGGAAGAAGTTTAAGCGGCCCCCACAGAGGCTGTTTGATGCAGAAAAGATCAG ATCCCTGGGGGGTGACGTTGCCTCCGATGGTGACTTCCTCATCTTCGAGGGGAACCGTTACAGCCGGAAGGGCTTTCTGTTCAAGAGCTTTGCCATGTCTGCTGTG ATCACAGAGGGTGTGAAGCCCACACTGTCTGAGCTGGAGAAGTTTGAGGACCAGCCAGAGGGCATCGACCTGGAGGTGGTGACTGAAAGCACAG GGAAGGAGCGGGAGCACAACTTCCAGCCCGGGGACAACGTGGAGGTGTGTGAGGGCGAGCTCATCAACCTGCAGGGCAAGATCCTCAGCGTGGACGGCAACAAGATCACCATCATGCCCAAGCACGAGGACCTCAAG GACATGCTGGAGTTCCCAGCCCAGGAACTTCGCAAGTACTTCAAGATGGGGGACCACGTGAAGGTGATCGCTGGTCGGTTTGAGGGCGACACAGGCCTCATCGTGCGGGTGGAGGAGAACTTCGTCATCCTCTTCTCTGACCTCACCATGCACGAG CTGAAGGTGCTCCCCCGGGACCTGCAGCTCTGCTCGGAGACGGCATCAGGTGTGGATGTTGGGGGCCAGCACGAATGGGGGGAGCTGGTGCAGCTGGACCCCCAGACCGTGGGCGTCATCGTGCGACTGGAGCGGGAGACCTTCCAG GTGCTGAACATGTATGGGAAGGTGGTGACTGTCAGGCACCAGGCTGTGACCCGGAAGAAAGACAACCGCTTTGCCGTGGCCCTGGACTCAGAACAGAATAATATCCACGTGAAAGACATCGTCAAGGTCATTGACGGCCCCCACTCG GGCCGGGAAGGCGAGATTCGCCATCTCTTCCGCAGCTTCGCCTTCCTGCACTGCAAGAAACTGGTGGAGAACGGCGGCATGTTTGTCTGCAAGACCCGCCACCTGGTGCTGGCAGGGGGCTCGAAG CCTCGTGATGTGACCAACTTCACAGTAGGAGGCTTCGCCCCTATGAGCCCCCGGATCAGCAGCCCTATGCACCCCAGTGCTGGAG GTCAGCGCGGTGGCTTTGGCAGCCcaggtggcggtggtggtggcaTGAGCAGAGGCCGAGGGCGGAGAGACAACGAGCTCATCGGCCAGACTGTGCGCATCTCCCAGGGGCCCTACAAAG GCTACATTGGTGTGGTGAAGGACGCCACAGAGTCCACTGCCCGCGTGGAGCTGCACTCCACCTGCCAGACCATCTCAGTGGACCGCCAGCGCCTCACCACTGT GGGCTCACGGCGCCCAGGCGGCATGGCCTCAACCTACGGGCGGACACCCATGTATGGCTCCCAGACGCCCATGTACGGCTCTGGCTCCCGCACACCCATGTACGGCTCTCAGACGCCCCTCCAGGATG GCAGCCGCACCCCGCATTATGGCTCTCAGACGCCCCTGCATGATGGCAGCCGCACTCCTGCCCAGAGTGGGGCCTGGGACCCAAACAACCCCAATACACCGTCACG GTACAACACAGACCAGTTCTCCCCCtatgcagccccctccccacaagGCTCCTaccagcccagccccagccctcagAGCTACCACCAGGTGGCACCAAGTCCAGCAGGCTACCAGAATACCCACTCCCCAGCCAGCTACCACCCCACACCCTCGCCAATGGCATATCAG GCCAGCCCCAGCCCAAGCCCTGTTGGCTACAGTCCGATGACACCTGGAGCTCCTTCCCCAGGTGGCTACAACCCGCACACGCCGGGCTCAGGCATTGAACAGAACTCCAGCGACTGGGTGACCACTGACATCCAGGTGAAGGTGCGGGACACCTACCTGGATACACAGGTGGTGGGGCAGACGGGTGTCATCCGCAGTGTCACG ggaggCATGTGCTCTGTGTACCTGAAGGACAGTGAGAAGGTTGTCAGCATCTCTAGTGAACACCTGGAGCCCATCACCCCCACCAAGAACAACAAG GTGAAGGTGATCCTGGGTGAGGATCGGGAAGCCACAGGTGTCCTGCTGAGCATCGATGGTGAGGATGGCATTGTCCGCATGGACCTTGACGAACAGCTCAAGATCCTCAACCTCCGCTTCCTGGGGAAGCTCCTGGAGGCATGA
- the SUPT5H gene encoding transcription elongation factor SPT5 isoform X2: MSDSEDSNFSEEEDSERSSDGEEAEVEEERRSAAGSEKEEEPEEEEEEEEEEEYDEEEEEEDDDRPPKKPRHGGFILDEADVDDEYEDEDQWEDGAEDILEKASNIDNVVLDEDRSGARRLQNLWRDQREEELGEYYMKKYAKSSVGETVYGGSDELSDDITQQQLLPGVKDPNLWTVKCKIGEERATAISLMRKFIAYQFTDTPLQIKSVVAPEHVKGYIYVEAYKQTHVKQAIEGVGNLRLGYWNQQMVPIKEMTDVLKVVKEVANLKPKSWVRLKRGIYKDDIAQVDYVEPSQNTISLKMIPRIDYDRIKARMSLKDWFAKRKKFKRPPQRLFDAEKIRSLGGDVASDGDFLIFEGNRYSRKGFLFKSFAMSAVITEGVKPTLSELEKFEDQPEGIDLEVVTESTGKEREHNFQPGDNVEVCEGELINLQGKILSVDGNKITIMPKHEDLKDMLEFPAQELRKYFKMGDHVKVIAGRFEGDTGLIVRVEENFVILFSDLTMHELKVLPRDLQLCSETASGVDVGGQHEWGELVQLDPQTVGVIVRLERETFQVLNMYGKVVTVRHQAVTRKKDNRFAVALDSEQNNIHVKDIVKVIDGPHSGREGEIRHLFRSFAFLHCKKLVENGGMFVCKTRHLVLAGGSKPRDVTNFTVGGFAPMSPRISSPMHPSAGGQRGGFGSPGGGGGGMSRGRGRRDNELIGQTVRISQGPYKGYIGVVKDATESTARVELHSTCQTISVDRQRLTTVGSRRPGGMASTYGRTPMYGSQTPMYGSGSRTPMYGSQTPLQDGSRTPHYGSQTPLHDGSRTPAQSGAWDPNNPNTPSRAEEEYEYAFDDEPTPSPQAYGGTPNPQTPGYPDPSSPQVNPQYNPQTPGTPAMYNTDQFSPYAAPSPQGSYQPSPSPQSYHQVAPSPAGYQNTHSPASYHPTPSPMAYQASPSPSPVGYSPMTPGAPSPGGYNPHTPGSGIEQNSSDWVTTDIQVKVRDTYLDTQVVGQTGVIRSVTGGMCSVYLKDSEKVVSISSEHLEPITPTKNNKVKVILGEDREATGVLLSIDGEDGIVRMDLDEQLKILNLRFLGKLLEA, from the exons ATGTCGGACAGCGAGGACAGCAACTTCTCCGAGGAGGAGGACAGCGAGCGCAGCAGTGACGGCGAGGAGGCCGAG GTAGAGGAGGAGCGGCGGAGCGCGGCGGGCAGTGAGAAGGAGGAAGAGcccgaggaggaagaggaggaggaagaggaggaagagtatgatgaggaagaggaggaggaagatgacgACCGGCCCCCCAAGAAACCCCGCCACGGCGGCTTCATTCTGGATGAGGCTG ATGTGGACGATGAGTACGAGGATGAGGACCAGTGGGAGGATGGAGCAGAGGACATCCTGGAGAAAG CTTCCAACATCGACAATGTTGTCCTGGATGAAGACCGGTCTGGGGCTCGCCGCCTGCAAAACCTCTGGAG GGACCAGCGAGAAGAAGAACTGGGCGAGTATTACATGAAGAAATACGCCAAGTCATCTGTGGGAGAGAC GGTGTATGGAGGGTCTGATGAGCTCTCGGATGACATCACCCAGCAGCAGCTGCTCCCAGGAGTCAA GGATCCCAATCTGTGGACTGTCAAATGTAAG ATTGGGGAGGAACGGGCCACAGCCATTTCCTTGATGCGCAAGTTCATTGCCTACCAGTTCACAGACACG CCCCTGCAGATCAAATCGGTAGTGGCACCGGAACACGTGAAGGGTTACATCTACGTGGAGGCCTACAAGCAGACCCATGTGAAGCAGGCCATCGAGGGTGTGGGCAACCTGCGGCTTGGCTACTGGAACCAGCAGATGGTGCCTATCAAGGAGATGACGGATGTGCTTAAAGTGGTGAAGGAGGTGGCCAACCTGAAACCCAAATCCTGGGTCCGCCTCAAGCGGGGCATCTACAAGGATGACATCGCTCAG GTGGATTACGTGGAGCCCAGTCAAAACACCATTTCCCTGAAGATGATCCCACGCATCGACTACGACCGCATCAAGGCCCGCATGAGCTTG AAAGACTGGTTTGCCAAAAGGAAGAAGTTTAAGCGGCCCCCACAGAGGCTGTTTGATGCAGAAAAGATCAG ATCCCTGGGGGGTGACGTTGCCTCCGATGGTGACTTCCTCATCTTCGAGGGGAACCGTTACAGCCGGAAGGGCTTTCTGTTCAAGAGCTTTGCCATGTCTGCTGTG ATCACAGAGGGTGTGAAGCCCACACTGTCTGAGCTGGAGAAGTTTGAGGACCAGCCAGAGGGCATCGACCTGGAGGTGGTGACTGAAAGCACAG GGAAGGAGCGGGAGCACAACTTCCAGCCCGGGGACAACGTGGAGGTGTGTGAGGGCGAGCTCATCAACCTGCAGGGCAAGATCCTCAGCGTGGACGGCAACAAGATCACCATCATGCCCAAGCACGAGGACCTCAAG GACATGCTGGAGTTCCCAGCCCAGGAACTTCGCAAGTACTTCAAGATGGGGGACCACGTGAAGGTGATCGCTGGTCGGTTTGAGGGCGACACAGGCCTCATCGTGCGGGTGGAGGAGAACTTCGTCATCCTCTTCTCTGACCTCACCATGCACGAG CTGAAGGTGCTCCCCCGGGACCTGCAGCTCTGCTCGGAGACGGCATCAGGTGTGGATGTTGGGGGCCAGCACGAATGGGGGGAGCTGGTGCAGCTGGACCCCCAGACCGTGGGCGTCATCGTGCGACTGGAGCGGGAGACCTTCCAG GTGCTGAACATGTATGGGAAGGTGGTGACTGTCAGGCACCAGGCTGTGACCCGGAAGAAAGACAACCGCTTTGCCGTGGCCCTGGACTCAGAACAGAATAATATCCACGTGAAAGACATCGTCAAGGTCATTGACGGCCCCCACTCG GGCCGGGAAGGCGAGATTCGCCATCTCTTCCGCAGCTTCGCCTTCCTGCACTGCAAGAAACTGGTGGAGAACGGCGGCATGTTTGTCTGCAAGACCCGCCACCTGGTGCTGGCAGGGGGCTCGAAG CCTCGTGATGTGACCAACTTCACAGTAGGAGGCTTCGCCCCTATGAGCCCCCGGATCAGCAGCCCTATGCACCCCAGTGCTGGAG GTCAGCGCGGTGGCTTTGGCAGCCcaggtggcggtggtggtggcaTGAGCAGAGGCCGAGGGCGGAGAGACAACGAGCTCATCGGCCAGACTGTGCGCATCTCCCAGGGGCCCTACAAAG GCTACATTGGTGTGGTGAAGGACGCCACAGAGTCCACTGCCCGCGTGGAGCTGCACTCCACCTGCCAGACCATCTCAGTGGACCGCCAGCGCCTCACCACTGT GGGCTCACGGCGCCCAGGCGGCATGGCCTCAACCTACGGGCGGACACCCATGTATGGCTCCCAGACGCCCATGTACGGCTCTGGCTCCCGCACACCCATGTACGGCTCTCAGACGCCCCTCCAGGATG GCAGCCGCACCCCGCATTATGGCTCTCAGACGCCCCTGCATGATGGCAGCCGCACTCCTGCCCAGAGTGGGGCCTGGGACCCAAACAACCCCAATACACCGTCACG GGCTGAGGAAGAATATGAGTATGCCTTTGATGATGAGCCTACCCCATCCCCACAGGCCTACGGGggcacccccaacccccaaacACCTGGCTACCCAGACCCCTCGTCCCCGCAGGTCAACCCACAGTACAACCCACAGACTCCAGGGACACCAGCCAT GTACAACACAGACCAGTTCTCCCCCtatgcagccccctccccacaagGCTCCTaccagcccagccccagccctcagAGCTACCACCAGGTGGCACCAAGTCCAGCAGGCTACCAGAATACCCACTCCCCAGCCAGCTACCACCCCACACCCTCGCCAATGGCATATCAG GCCAGCCCCAGCCCAAGCCCTGTTGGCTACAGTCCGATGACACCTGGAGCTCCTTCCCCAGGTGGCTACAACCCGCACACGCCGGGCTCAGGCATTGAACAGAACTCCAGCGACTGGGTGACCACTGACATCCAGGTGAAGGTGCGGGACACCTACCTGGATACACAGGTGGTGGGGCAGACGGGTGTCATCCGCAGTGTCACG ggaggCATGTGCTCTGTGTACCTGAAGGACAGTGAGAAGGTTGTCAGCATCTCTAGTGAACACCTGGAGCCCATCACCCCCACCAAGAACAACAAG GTGAAGGTGATCCTGGGTGAGGATCGGGAAGCCACAGGTGTCCTGCTGAGCATCGATGGTGAGGATGGCATTGTCCGCATGGACCTTGACGAACAGCTCAAGATCCTCAACCTCCGCTTCCTGGGGAAGCTCCTGGAGGCATGA